A window of the Cheilinus undulatus linkage group 21, ASM1832078v1, whole genome shotgun sequence genome harbors these coding sequences:
- the LOC121503946 gene encoding meteorin-like protein, translating into MSVDEMLLNVKILVFMTLLLEICAADLCNWTGSGFAAAVDSRIVLQVRLRCTEGSVRWVYPGQALRVVLEPNLSSSRCTTVCIKPSPSLRGASVFIERSGELELLLTDSGRSEQRQVFCFHADGPQRPAIYLQSSPQGDGAWSRRMMGFRYELLGNRSAGNNLGLGGLHTSCRPCNDTELLLAICNSDVVVRGSIKNVSHDSGRQTSLVEVSAARVYRQRSGVFEQELSDSKSSPSVPSWRGHIHTHLECHAKPGDGEFLFTGSVHFGEAWLGCAPRYKDFLSVYQTAQEARQNSCDFPLD; encoded by the exons ATGTCCGTGGATGAAATGTTGCTGAATGTGAAGATTCTGGTGTTTATGACTCTGCTGCTGGAGATCTGTGCTGCTGATCTGTGCAACTGGACCGGAAG CGgttttgctgctgctgtggacTCCAGGATCGTGCTCCAGGTGCGCCTGCGCTGCACAGAGGGCTCAGTCAGGTGGGTTTACCCAGGTCAGGCTCTGCGGGTGGTCCTGGAGCCCAACCTGTCCTCCTCTCGGTGCACCACCGTCTGCATCAAACCTTCTCCCTCCTTACGCGGAGCCAGCGTCTTCATCGAGCGCTCTGGAGAGCTGGAGCTGCTGTTGACAGACAGCGGGAGGTCAGAGCAGCGGCAGGTGTTCTGTTTCCATGCTGATGGTCCTCAGAGGCCGGCGATCTAcctccagtccagtccacaggGAGATGGAGCCTGGAGCAGACGTATGATGGGCTTCAGATATGAGCTGCTGGGTAACAGGAGTGCTGGGAACAACCTGGGCCTGGGTGGGCTTCACA CTTCATGTCGACCCTGCAATGACACAGAACTCCTCTTGGCCATCTGCAACAGTGACGTTG TGGTCCGAGGCTCCATCAAGAATGTCTCCCATGACTCTGGACGTCAGACTTCTCTGGTGGAGGTGTCAGCAGCCCGGGTGTACCGGCAGCGCAGTGGCGTGTTTGAGCAAGAATTATCTGACTCAAAATCATCTCCATCTGTCCCATCTTGGCGTGGGCATATCCACACGCACCTTGAGTGCCATGCAAAGCCAGGGGACGGGGAGTTTCTCTTCACAGGGTCAGTACACTTTGGGGAAGCCTGGTTAGGGTGTGCCCCGCGGTACAAAGACTTCCTGTCTGTGTATCAGACCGCCCAGGAGGCACGTCAGAATTCCTGTGACTTCCCTTTGGACTGA